GAGTTTTTTGCGGGTGGACCACCAATAATGGGATCTTGACCTACAGTAGCAAGTCAGTTAGCTCAGAAGCTCCTATTTGTGAATGATTTTACCATGTTTGGTCGGCGTAAGTGAAGTTATAGGGAAGAAATCATTATTTCCAAATCCGGTTGTCTGGCGGACAAAGCCGGAATCTAGGTGGGACGCGTAACAGCTAAACAGTAGCCCACGGTCTTCCGGATCCAACACGAATTTTGAGCCCGCCTCTTTCTTCTTGATTCTCCACTCCTCCCGTTCTTTGGGATCCAGCTATAACAGTCAGGAAATCATCTGTTGTTGCGTTCAATGTCTTACCTCTGGTCCGTATGGAATCGCTGCTCGGACGATAGCACTCGACTCAAAGTATTTGCGTGAAATATATGGATCTAGATTACGCGGAACAGTTTTGCGGGCATGAGCGGTAAAGGGGCAGTAATAATCGCTTGGCTCCCCAGCCGAAACACCAGGTACACCGGTGACAGTGTAGTCGAAATCGTTGTTTCGTTTTGGATCTGTAGCGAGCTCCTTATCATCCCACCAGGGGGACAGAGCAAGGGGTGCTCCCTACATGGGAGACATCAAGTACCTGAACCCAAGGATAGACTTATGACCACATACCGATTTCCATCTCCCGACAAAGCGAGCCGCGAAAAGGTCAGCTCCGTCTTCTTCGTCGAAATTCACCTGATTTGCCGCGACCTCTCCTCCTGGAAAGAACTCCCTCCAACGAGGCCCATTTGCCTTGCAATACTCATCGAACTCAATAACAGACTGCTCTAGTTTTCTGAAGACCATCATTGTACCACCTTTGGCCCAGGGCGCGCGCTTCGACTTTGGTACTGGATCGCCAGGATATCCCATGACAATAACCCCAGGGTCGACCTGGAGTTGCCCAGGGAGTGGGTGTTCGATACCACTAGCAACGTAGACATTAAATCAATTGAGGTCAAATGAGAGTAGTTTATTAAATACCGGATTGATGGCTGAGAAATGCCATCTAGGAATCCAAAGTGTTCATGGCCGCGGTTTTCATTTGGACGAACATTCCCGTCCAGAGTGCCCATTTCTTTCCAGGAGTCCTTGAAAATTTCTTCGACCTCGTTTGTTACTTCTTTATATTGGCTCTCCGCTGGAAACATAATTAGGCACTTCTATTGCCTGCCATTGTAATCAAGGGCACTTACTTTCCGTGGCTATGACAATCACCCCATGAAGTGGTTTGCGGTCCGTAGTGGGTTTACGATTCTTATTCTCGGTTCTGCCTAGGCTATCATCGCTCCCCCCTGTTTGTTTCCAGTCGAAAAGTAGATCCCAATCTGATTGGTCCCCGAGATAGGTTCTGTCATCAAGCATAGTCTTCCCGTCGAATCGATCATCACCAGTCTCGTCCTTAAAGCCAAGCTCATTGAGCCCCTCTCGTGTAAGTGCGATTAACTTCTGCTTGAGTGGAACTCGTTCGTGTTTTGGTTTCTGGTCATCCTTCGTTTTCTTGTTTGGTTTCTCCCCGCTCTCTAGCTCTTCCGCTTTCTTCTTTAACTCTTCTGCTTCCTTTCGTAACCTCTCTGCCTTTTCTTTCGCCGTCTCCATTTCCAGCTGAAGATTGTTGAACGCCCTAATATCCTCCTTCTTCTGACAAATATCAAGCATATTCTTCTTTACATCGGCAGCCGTAGTAGGCTCGAATTTCCCTAGGGCCTCGAGAAATAGGTTTTTGTTGGTAATATTGAAGAAAATAAAGCGTTCATAAGTCTACAGGCGTTTATAATTATTACATGCTAACCAATAACAATTATCGTGTTATAATCAAGTTTCTATTTGGGCTCACCTTCGGGAAGCGGAAGAGGACGTCTCCTTGAATGTCATCCAATTGAGGAACCTGATCGCTATCAGATTCTGGTATCAAAGGCACCTGGCCTCGGCCTCTCAAAAGCTTGAGCAGCCTCTTATCTCTTTCATGTTGCCAGATTTCTTCATAATCGTCGGCTGTGAGCGTTTTAATACTCATGTTGTGGGATTTGGCCCTCGCATACCGCGCCGTGACGTGTTATATACCTTTTTGTATCCTCTGAGGAACTATACAAGGACTACCCTCAAATCTCACTTCGACCATCGATAATGGAGCGCGTGAATTTAGGGCCGTACCGTCCACAACAAGCGCGCTCTCCATGCGGCTGTTTGCGAAGCGAGCCATTACCTACTCTTCTATACTCGCGTCTTGGAAAGCTCCGAGTGTTTTCAGCAGTACCAGCATGATCTGCTCAGGGGTAAGTGTGGTACTAATCTACTGAATAGAGCCGGTACATTAAATGCCGGCAGTCCTGAACCGAGTAAGGATTGAAGTACGTAAAAAATCACGAATGAGAACGACTGTAGTTGTCATTATAGATGGTCTACTCCAAATTGCGCTCATGTCAGATGATAATCGGGGTACTACTGTACTGCAGGTTGCGGACGTGGAGGGGCCCCTCCGATAAGCCACGATCCACCATAACTCAGAGTCTGTGTGCGCAGGGGACGATGCAAGCAATCCGAAATTGAATTAAAATCGGCCAAGGGGCACGCTCGTCCAGATGGGAATGTACATTGAATGTTGAGCTTGACGGCCAGATTGATAATATCATAATTTCGAGTAAAACGCAGCCCCGATTCGAAAAATCCTTCGATCCATACAGTACTAGTGCCCATAATAAGTGTTGCATGAAGCATAAATTGACCAATACTCCATGACAACCTCTGAATTACGGCTTCATGCATTAATAAAACTTGTAGATAAACACAAACTTTACTTAATTCAATGTTTTATTAATGCATGAAGCCGTAATTCAGAGGTTGTCATGGAGTATTGGTCAATTTATGCTTTATGCGATACTTTTTGGGGGCACTAGTACATCAGTCCAGCATATATCAAAGTTCATCACAATAAATTGAATCTAACTAATTCCTCACAAGACCGCTGTTCTCGATACCAAATCGGCATGCAATCAAGAAGTGCTGTACGAGGCCCCCAAAATCTCGGGAGtgctccgggactcgctattATCGGCGAGCACTCCGAAGTGTTTGGTATGACGCTTggaagtgctcgtggagtgctcccaagtgctcgccgagcaatccggatccgTCGGATCCCAGTAGcgaggttcccaaaaccaGAGCACTTCAGAGCACCCCggggtttttggggcccccgtagagTGATTGCTCAGACTATACTCCCATGTGGCACGGCCCCCAAAGTGTGGATTTCCTGGTCGCCAGAAGTCGTGCTTTGTATGGGGGATcctggcaaaatccgaccagtaATCCCATAAATCTGCATCCCCAGCTCATCTCTGCGTGTTGTCGAGCTGTAGACTTTCTGTACTTTTGGAGCTCGCCGTATGGATGCGCCCTGGAGATGTCCCACTTTGATGCGCAAAGTCATTCATCAAGACTGACATCGATAGCAGCAACTATTAGAGTGAGTAATAATTCTGGAATATAATCGGTCTAGTCAGTTAACAAGAAAGCTGTAAGTGCATAGCTATGGAGGAGTTCCAATTGTAGACTATATATAATTCAATAAATTGTAGGACGTGTATCGTGTACAAAGTTCGGATCAATAGACCTGAGGGCCGGCACCCATTTTACCTAAGCATAGGCCAAATCTCGAGTACCGCTGGAGCCGAATTCAGCGCTACATATACTCATTCCCAGTCTGACGCATTTGTAATTTTAAGGTGTTTTGTTAACCATCCCAGCACCGTAGGTCTTGGCGTCGTGCATGCGAGTACTCCAACAAGCATTGGCCTACTCCACTAGGATAAGAGAATTTTGACTAAAATTTGCGCGAGTATTAAGAGGTACATTTATCTTATTTTGACTATTCAATTCAAATGAAATCCCCCACAGGTGCCAAAGTTGCTAAGCTACTGATGGTATGTAGTTTATTATAGGATGTAATTTGAAACTGCGTAGCCCTCAAAGTCAAAAGGGTCAAACTTACCCCTAGCCTAAGGTCTCTAATATAGAACTTCAACGCTTCAACCCCTTAAGATGCGCATGTTCCAAGAGCATGAGCTAATAGGGTGGGTATTTACAGGAGATGATATTCGAGAGCACTGACCTTACTTCCGAGGAATGCTACGGTATTATGAACATGGCCATGACCATGCGTCTCATTTTGTCCCTTTTATGCACTAGGAGGGCCACGTGATAACTCCCACGGATGTTTTGGTGACACGTCTCTACTCTCAACGACAATCGCAATGTGGCTTTCTGATGGACAAAGTAAGAGGTTTTGTCCTTATTCTTCACGTTATGCGTTTAATTAATCAATAGCTCAGAAATTGGCGTTGGTCTCACCTCTTTCGGTGTCTTCTTTATGTTTCTTGGTGTAATGCTGTTCTTCGATGGCGGCTTACTTGCGCTTGGCAACGTAAGTTTATTTTGGAGTTTTCAAATGGATGGTGCTGATTGCATCCCTTTCAAGATCTTATTTGTGTCTGGACTTACGTTGATCATTGGTCCTACCAAAACATTTTACTTCTTTGCCCGAAAACAAAAGCTTCGTGGAACAATTTGTTTCGTCGCTGGCATCCTTCTGGTCTTCTTCAAATGGCCTTTTATTGGCATGCTTATAGAGACCTTCGGATTTCTTAACTTATTCGGGTAAGTTCACTGCACCTTCACGATCAAGTAACCCTGTGCCTGACATCAGCGGCAGCGATTTCTTCCCTGTCATCGTTTCATTCCTACGCCAATTGCCATTCATCGGAACGTTCCTGAACTTGCCGTACATAAAAGGAGTAAGCCAAGTTTCTTTTTTATTCTATATTTTATTATTCTATGTCCGTCCGGGCCACTAACATAATATCCAAACAGGTTGTAGATCGCATAGCTGGTACTCGCACATCAATAGTGTAACATTAGAAGCACGAGACTGTAACTTAGCATTGTATGTTTTCTTGCCGTTGAAATCGTCTTGCAGCGAAATAGGGCATAGTCGCCTGACATCCCTTCATATAAAGTTGAGGTCGGAGTGAGTTGAGCGGGTAACCTGCTACTCTTGAGGACTCACACATAATCGCACATAGCAGAAGGTAAAGTTCCCTACCCATTTATTATCACACTTGGGCTCCGGGGTTCTGACTTTTGTGAGACTCGCGCGTATGATGTCGCCAGGCTCCAGGATGGTCCGGGGGATCCGGCGCGGAGCGCGCACCGCATGTGTTTGGTATGACCAGATACGAGGGACACTCGCGGACGGGTGGGCTATCCCTGACGATAGTCATACTGGGGGGAGAGATGGGAGAAAGTGTCAATAACTGAGCTTACATAAGCCGACTTGGGCTGACTCAACTTGCCAATGAGACCGGTAATCGATACACAAGCACCAAGTAGCGGATcgggatggtgggtgggaccTAAGAAAATAGAGGTGCGCCAGAAGGCCGGGCCCGCCGTACAAGTGTGGTCGACCACGAGCACCGAATGTCACGTGGTCgcgcttttttttttgattcatatttaaggagctacatgcgaaacaaggcaaaccgctcacaagaAACCGAGACAAACTACGCTatgagagagagagagagaaaccAGACGAGAGAAGAGAAAACGGACAAGCGAGGTCACGTGGTCGCGCCACTCTGGATCCCAGTCCCGGCTCGTGCATCTCTGCAAGCTTCGAATGACAGCCCTACCTTGCAGAACTCTTCGCTGATGGTAGATTTTATTTCTGAAGAGGTATATCTCCCCCTCCTCTATCTTTTGACAGGCATTATCCATATTAGCCATATGCATGCGCGTGTTGGTCCACCTCAAGGTGTTCATCCGTATGGTTTCACACGTCCTCTTACATTTGGCTGATTGTCAAACTGGTGTGTTACAAGATGCCTCTCCCCTATCATGAAGCAGCGATAAGGAATAGTATCCTCAGCCAACCATTTCGGAGGTCGTAGCATGGCCATATTCATCTTTCCTTAGCCACCCGAAGCCAATAACCTAATTATCCTTTTCAAGACTGGCCCAAAGACCGAGCAAGCAGTCTGGATGCACACACCACCGGCCTCAAGGACAGGTTCATATCACGCGTTATTGTTGATATAACTCAACCTCCATTCTAACCGGTCACTTAGCCCAATGCCTATGCTACATTATCCCGTAGCTCATATGCGAATACAATAGGAGTTTTGCAACGAAGTCTGTGAAGACGCAAAACAGCGACTTAGCCGAAGCAtgtagcgagtcacgtgactggcGCTTCATGCtgtgtcgacttgcgtccggCCCCCTCCACCATCCGGCCTCGTACACACCGGGTGGTGCGGCATGGATCTGCGTGTATTTTTTATCCCCATCCACCTTCCACAAAGGTCATGACGgctggtttgggccgcccacccacgaatcagactcgcggtcgggcgcccccggtccaccctcgctgcttcgcagccaCGGGGGTTCTCCAACCTCCACCGGTCTGGGTATCATGGCCGACGCGGACCAGCGGGAAGAGGGTAAGTTCCACTTATTAAAACGATAACCCCCAAAAGTGGGGATTCTCTGGGTGTAAAGAATCATGCATCGTATGTGCAgtgctggcaaaatccgaccagcAATTTCATGAACCCGCATGCCAAACCCATCACTGTGTCATCGAGCTGTGGATCCTGCGTTTTTGGGTACATATTATTCACAAAGTCTGGACTTCATGCAGACTTTCTGTACTTTCGGGATTCACCATGTGTATATATCAGCTCGTCAATCCCTACATTCAAGCCATGCCAAATTAATAAGATGAAGGACGGTACACTTTGACAGCATTGAAGAGCTGACGGACTCAAAAAAATGCAATAAGAAAGCAGGGAAGATACCAACTTATCAAGAGGAGAGACACGCCGAGCCGTTCAAAAGTCTCATAGAATCGTCGACGCAATATTAATCAGCCGGACATTTTTCCTCAGCGTGATACCATGCAAGCGTCCCCCGAGCCAAGACTCATTCGAGGACAAAATTGATAGACTGACCATATTTCTACCACGAATTGAGCAGGTGGAGGTTGTACAAGCTCCGCGTGAATTACTATTATCCTAAGGATCCGTCACAAAACTGGGGAGAATTTAAGGAGCAAGGTGACCAGTGTGACTTGACTAGCGTGACATCATTGTTAAGTGTACACGTAAGCATTGCTCCCGATCAATCAGTTGGTTTGTAAATACCCGAGTCAGCTAGTCCGCTCGGCAAGCGGAGTGCCGACGACACCTCTCGCGTAACGCGCATACCCTCTTTTTCGATGGAACACATGAATAATAAAAATAAAAATTGCTACACTAAGTGTTTAGACAAATTGAATGACCCAGTGGTTTGTTGGATGTCGAGATCCTAAGCCGCGACCGAGCGATACCATTAGGCCTGGTTTATCTTTTGCATACCCTATTTTAGGCTAGTTGTTTCACCATGCATTTTTGTGTAATCGAATTAAAATACTATATGTTATAGTTACAATCGCAAGCTACCATCACCCTGGTTTTGCTATCTCTAAGTTATGGCTATGACCAGCCCAATTGGAGCGACGAGTGAAATGTTACTGTTTGTAACCCCGCCGTTTCGTCGGCCCATCTTTAGCCACCCGGTCGAGTGATGGACCTAGAAATCAGAAATGACCATTTGTGATTTGACCGCGTCAGTTCTGTAGTTTTCCAAGGGGGAATAGAAGATGAAGTCTCGCGGCTATTGTAAACGTGAGTACGTAGTTTGAGCATTAGTGCGGCAAGTGGTCCTTGACGGTTCGTTATATATAAGGGGCAACTAAGCGGCGAAGTAATAATAACAAGCCCCAGTGACCGAAATATCTAGTTGCTATGAACACCGACTCTACATACCTTATCCCATCCTCTGCAGCGCTTGGAGCGCTAACAGTAAGTCGTCACTTTTACTATAACTTCTAGATAAGTATTTAGCTATTAGCATCGTTCAATCAGTTGCTTTTCTACGTGGTCCCTTACCTCTATGACCCGTACAATTACCGTAAACGGTTCTCAGGGCCACCGCTGGCAGGTCTAACGAACTGGTGGATGTCACAGGTGATAAGGACCGGTCATCATAGTGAGACCGTGCAGCATTTACACGAGAAATATGGTACATATGTTCAATTTTATGCACCGTTCATTCTTAGTCTCTAACAGCGCTGTATAGGGACTTTTGTGCGGCTAGGACCAAACCACATCAGCATAGCCGACCCTGATGCTCTCCAGGTACTTTTACTTACCGACAGTGAATGTTATTTGAGATTCGTTTGCTGATACCGACTCGCAACAGATTGTGTACGGCCATGGGGGTGAAGTTCTGAAATCCGAGTTTTATCACATATTCCGAGGCTATCGTAAGCCAAATACGTTTGATGCCCTGGAAAGGGATGAGCACTCGAGTAAGTAACGCAACCATTTATTGTAAACAACCGAGATGAACAGAATGGCACAGAGAAGCGCAGGCGAATCGCGAATATCTTTAGCCCGCAGAATATCACTGCTTTCGAGCCTCGAGTACGCAGCCACATTCGGCAGATATGCGCACAATGGGACCTAAGATGTGAGGAAGCCGCCCGCGGAGTTTCGGGTGTGAACTGGGCCTCGAGAAATGGACAGGCTGTGATGAACATTTGCGCACGTACGTTATTGCGTCCTTATAATCCTGTACTTAGGCTGACATGGATGTATGCAGAGTTCGCCTATCTTGCGTTTGATATAATTGGCGATCTAGCGCTGGGATCACCTTTCGGGCTTATCCAGGCTCAGAAGGACTCAGTGCTAGCTATTGAATCTGTCGACGAGTCGGGAAAGCCTGTGAGAGGGAATATACAGGTCCCCGTGATCAAGGCTCTGGCCCGTTCAGGACTCGCCAACATGTCCCTAGGTGTATTCCCCCATTGGACACACAAAGTCCTCCAAATGCTTCCATGGAACATTAAGGGGTCGAATGATAACATCAATCTTTTCAACATTGCCATAGCTTCATTAAACGCCAAGATCAAGCGAGACCATCTCAAGGACCCTGAAGATAGAGATGGCGTTGATCTTATTGATAAACTCCTCGAGACAAAGAATGAAGATGGGAGCCCTTTGCCGCTTGACGAGCTCTACGCTGAGGCTTTAATGTTACTTGTTGCTG
This genomic interval from Rhizoctonia solani chromosome 11, complete sequence contains the following:
- a CDS encoding transporter protein SFT2, which encodes MWLSDGQKIGVGLTSFGVFFMFLGVMLFFDGGLLALGNILFVSGLTLIIGPTKTFYFFARKQKLRGTICFVAGILLVFFKWPFIGMLIETFGFLNLFGDFFPVIVSFLRQLPFIGTFLNLPYIKGVVDRIAGTRTSIV